The proteins below come from a single Mesorhizobium loti genomic window:
- the sctW gene encoding type III secretion system gatekeeper subunit SctW, giving the protein MSDWTVFETAPSRLCPDRMAIEPIPVQVGSWRGEAVRLAGPTHATLLEQAREERTFGFSEAIESKALTERKISEGRIAASLSAVHDIDAYFERLPYFDHTELPGLLRDIRSDDPALQDILRKVRQRFADPSYAYAALDLAARELRREGLDQLAVRTDGAKAQLMAKQGVAIRAGLNVSVAASEVAAGDQRLAAELRDLYRATVSGDPGPLRLYREILSKFGVEGFARHVAFLTRALGEDIASAGPSVEPARLWEILSGLSALRVLDTVHECCQKMVERIRRRPDTIDITATGVMRQLLPLVENTVPGPSKIIPIPERLGIPPVPLDLQIAVLRECRDLLAMIPVGVYRDLEARKTTLRAVEEAMDIRIEREESA; this is encoded by the coding sequence ATGTCTGATTGGACAGTATTCGAAACGGCCCCTTCACGCCTTTGCCCTGATCGGATGGCGATCGAGCCGATCCCGGTCCAGGTGGGCTCATGGCGCGGTGAAGCTGTTCGCCTGGCGGGGCCTACACACGCGACCCTCTTGGAACAGGCAAGGGAAGAACGCACTTTCGGTTTTTCCGAGGCGATCGAGTCAAAGGCGCTAACTGAGCGCAAAATCTCGGAGGGGCGCATAGCGGCGTCGCTCAGCGCGGTCCATGACATTGATGCCTATTTCGAACGTCTCCCGTATTTCGATCATACCGAGTTGCCGGGGCTGTTGCGCGATATCCGCAGCGACGATCCTGCCTTGCAGGACATACTCCGAAAAGTTCGCCAGCGGTTCGCTGACCCCTCTTATGCCTATGCGGCACTCGATCTGGCGGCACGAGAGTTGCGACGCGAGGGCCTCGACCAGCTTGCCGTACGGACGGATGGGGCCAAGGCCCAACTCATGGCCAAGCAGGGGGTGGCTATTCGTGCCGGCCTCAATGTTTCCGTGGCAGCGTCTGAAGTAGCGGCGGGTGATCAGAGGCTCGCTGCAGAGCTGCGTGATTTGTATCGGGCCACGGTCTCCGGCGATCCAGGACCGCTCCGGCTTTATAGGGAGATTCTCAGTAAGTTTGGAGTCGAGGGCTTTGCACGGCATGTCGCTTTTCTTACGCGTGCGCTCGGCGAGGACATCGCTTCGGCTGGGCCGTCGGTCGAGCCTGCTCGGCTATGGGAGATCCTCAGCGGATTATCGGCGCTGCGCGTGCTGGATACCGTGCACGAGTGCTGCCAAAAGATGGTAGAACGGATACGGCGGCGGCCAGATACCATCGACATCACCGCTACCGGCGTGATGCGGCAATTATTGCCGCTGGTGGAGAATACCGTTCCTGGTCCGTCGAAGATCATTCCCATTCCTGAACGGTTAGGAATCCCTCCCGTTCCCCTTGATCTGCAGATTGCCGTACTGCGCGAATGTCGAGATCTTCTCGCGATGATTCCGGTCGGAGTCTACCGCGATTTGGAGGCAAGAAAAACGACGTTGCGGGCAGTAGAGGAAGCGATGGACATTCGCATTGAACGGGAAGAGAGTGCATGA
- the sctT gene encoding type III secretion system export apparatus subunit SctT, whose translation MSPLDPSLLHTALVVFALATTRTTGMMLIIPILGRGIMTGLARNGTITALSFPVMAHAWATRPANLDTWDLTLVMGLVLKELLLGLVLGMPIAATIWGVEAAGTFIDNQRGAAMASLLNPASGNQVSPLGTLFAQLFVTWLFATGGFSALIEALYRSHEVWPLWSLQPAFGPAFPTGVLHLADVVMQLTLLLAGPAIVVMFLSELALALIGRFAPQLQVFFIAMSVKSAVALLVLVLSLMIVLTEADQRVPTQGAIFNLISTWLS comes from the coding sequence ATGTCGCCACTTGATCCATCTCTCTTGCACACTGCCCTTGTCGTCTTTGCGCTCGCGACGACTCGTACGACGGGCATGATGCTGATTATACCTATTCTAGGGCGCGGCATTATGACCGGACTGGCGCGAAACGGCACGATCACGGCATTAAGCTTCCCGGTGATGGCGCATGCTTGGGCAACTAGGCCTGCGAACCTCGACACCTGGGATCTGACGCTGGTCATGGGCCTAGTGCTGAAGGAACTCTTGCTCGGGCTGGTACTCGGCATGCCAATTGCCGCGACCATCTGGGGTGTTGAGGCGGCGGGCACCTTCATTGACAACCAAAGAGGCGCCGCGATGGCAAGCCTCTTGAATCCGGCGAGCGGCAATCAGGTTTCGCCGCTTGGAACGCTGTTCGCCCAGCTCTTCGTCACATGGCTGTTTGCCACTGGCGGCTTCTCCGCATTGATCGAAGCGCTCTACCGCTCCCATGAGGTCTGGCCTCTGTGGAGCTTGCAGCCGGCGTTCGGTCCGGCATTCCCAACGGGGGTTCTGCATCTCGCAGATGTCGTCATGCAACTGACTTTACTTCTCGCCGGTCCAGCCATCGTTGTTATGTTCCTCAGCGAATTGGCTCTTGCACTGATCGGCCGCTTTGCACCGCAACTGCAGGTCTTCTTTATCGCCATGTCGGTCAAGAGTGCGGTGGCCCTCCTGGTCTTGGTCCTTTCGCTCATGATCGTTCTGACGGAGGCCGATCAACGCGTGCCAACACAAGGCGCAATATTCAACCTCATCAGCACGTGGTTGTCATGA
- a CDS encoding IS110 family transposase: MSYTLPQTIGIDISKATLDAHAYPAGSNQQFANTASGHKALIAWLGQWSVERVAYEATGAYHRELEQALADLPCVKPDLNSWR; the protein is encoded by the coding sequence ATGAGTTACACCCTACCACAAACCATCGGCATCGATATCTCAAAAGCAACACTCGATGCTCATGCCTATCCTGCAGGCAGCAACCAGCAGTTTGCCAATACTGCCAGTGGCCATAAAGCCTTAATTGCATGGCTGGGACAATGGTCAGTCGAGCGCGTGGCATATGAGGCGACTGGTGCTTACCACCGGGAACTCGAGCAAGCTCTGGCTGATCTGCCTTGCGTCAAGCCCGACTTGAACAGTTGGAGGTGA
- the sctV gene encoding type III secretion system export apparatus subunit SctV, whose amino-acid sequence MNFLNKVLAVATGRNDIILAGLLVAIIFMMIIPLPAVLMDVLQAINLGVSALLLMVAVYIKSPLAFVSFPSVLLLTTLFRLSLGIAATRMILLHADAGQIIKAFGDFVVAGNLVVGAVTFLIITIVQFVVVTKGSERVAEVAARFSLDAMPGKQMSIDGDLRAGAINIQEARRRRIAIERESQLYAAMDGAMKFIKGDAIAGLISIVVNIIGGIAVGALQKGMSLYKALEIYTILTIGDGLVGQIPALFTSITAGFIVTRISDKDTGSDLGSEIGDEITAQPRALIAGSFILLLFSLVPGFPLAIFVILAVLAGGGGWLLQRRRSLSAPSSSYSVAGIRAPVSASDGPAVRSGEGGNAITLTVPLMLDISRDVQTIFRPDWLDKELAAVRQALLLDLGVPFPGINLRVSDSNKDGAYTIMVNEIPCGEGLLRAHHLLARDIPENLEIVGIPYLLDKPFLPQIETTWVEMAHRESLQAASIPFLEPVQILSYHIGHVLRRQADEFVGIQETKNLLNQVERSFPELVKEVLRTISLQTISEILKRLVSEEVSLRNMRTILTALVEWGQKEKDTVLLTEHVRCALKRQICFRHSVGRTLLPAYILSPEVEDTVRNAIRQTSAGSYLALDPRTTRQIVDKVRDAIGNVGQQPHKPVLLTSIDIRRFMRKIIEVDLYELPVLSYQELTPDISVQPLARISLS is encoded by the coding sequence GTGAATTTTCTCAACAAGGTCCTGGCAGTTGCTACTGGCCGAAACGACATTATTCTGGCGGGGCTACTAGTTGCGATCATCTTTATGATGATCATTCCACTGCCGGCGGTTCTGATGGATGTGCTGCAGGCTATCAATCTTGGGGTCTCCGCGCTGCTGCTGATGGTCGCGGTCTATATTAAGTCGCCCCTCGCGTTCGTCTCCTTCCCCTCGGTGCTTTTGCTGACAACGCTCTTTCGGTTGTCCCTCGGCATCGCTGCGACACGCATGATCTTACTGCACGCAGACGCTGGTCAGATCATCAAGGCTTTCGGCGATTTCGTGGTGGCCGGGAATCTCGTGGTGGGCGCAGTTACTTTCTTGATCATCACCATCGTGCAGTTCGTAGTCGTCACGAAGGGGTCCGAGCGCGTGGCTGAAGTCGCCGCACGCTTCTCGCTGGATGCGATGCCGGGCAAGCAGATGAGCATCGATGGCGACCTGCGTGCAGGCGCCATCAATATTCAGGAAGCCCGTCGGCGCCGCATCGCCATCGAGCGCGAAAGCCAGTTGTATGCCGCCATGGACGGTGCCATGAAGTTCATCAAAGGTGACGCAATCGCAGGCTTGATAAGCATCGTCGTGAACATCATTGGCGGCATAGCGGTTGGTGCTCTGCAAAAGGGCATGAGCCTGTACAAAGCGCTCGAGATTTACACCATCCTGACCATCGGCGACGGGCTCGTCGGTCAGATCCCGGCTCTCTTCACCTCAATCACGGCAGGCTTTATAGTCACGAGGATAAGCGACAAGGATACGGGCTCAGATCTAGGCAGTGAGATTGGGGACGAGATCACAGCCCAGCCACGTGCCCTGATCGCAGGATCCTTCATCCTACTTCTGTTCTCCTTGGTACCTGGCTTTCCTTTGGCAATTTTCGTGATATTGGCAGTATTGGCTGGAGGCGGTGGCTGGTTGTTGCAGCGCAGGCGGTCGCTTTCAGCGCCGTCGAGTTCCTACTCTGTCGCAGGCATCAGGGCACCCGTGTCGGCGTCGGACGGGCCGGCTGTACGGAGCGGCGAAGGCGGCAATGCAATCACGCTAACGGTTCCTCTGATGCTCGACATTAGTCGAGACGTTCAGACCATCTTCCGGCCAGACTGGCTGGACAAGGAGTTGGCCGCTGTGCGGCAGGCGCTTCTTCTCGATCTTGGCGTTCCCTTTCCAGGCATTAATCTGCGTGTCAGCGACAGCAACAAGGATGGCGCTTACACGATCATGGTAAATGAAATTCCATGTGGCGAAGGATTATTACGGGCGCATCACCTCCTGGCTCGTGATATCCCCGAGAACCTTGAAATCGTGGGCATTCCGTATCTGCTCGATAAGCCATTCCTGCCTCAGATCGAGACCACTTGGGTGGAGATGGCACATCGCGAGTCGTTGCAAGCCGCCAGCATCCCATTTTTGGAACCGGTTCAGATCCTCAGCTACCACATTGGCCATGTCCTGCGTCGGCAAGCAGATGAGTTTGTCGGAATCCAGGAAACAAAAAATCTGCTGAATCAGGTGGAAAGATCTTTTCCGGAACTCGTAAAAGAGGTGCTGCGGACCATTTCTCTGCAGACGATTTCTGAGATCTTGAAGCGACTGGTTTCCGAGGAGGTTTCGCTGCGCAACATGCGCACTATCCTCACCGCGCTGGTCGAATGGGGACAGAAGGAAAAAGACACAGTTCTGCTCACGGAGCATGTGCGCTGTGCATTGAAAAGGCAAATCTGTTTTCGGCATTCTGTCGGCAGGACCCTGTTGCCGGCCTACATACTTTCGCCGGAAGTGGAAGACACGGTGCGCAATGCCATTCGGCAGACTTCCGCGGGCAGTTATCTCGCCCTCGACCCTCGCACCACACGGCAAATCGTCGATAAGGTGCGGGATGCGATAGGCAATGTCGGCCAGCAGCCGCACAAGCCTGTGCTGCTGACCTCTATCGATATCCGCCGATTCATGCGCAAGATTATTGAAGTCGATCTCTACGAGCTACCCGTGCTCTCCTATCAGGAACTTACGCCCGATATCTCCGTACAGCCGTTGGCAAGGATATCGCTGTCGTGA
- a CDS encoding IS5 family transposase, which translates to MPFKHNTRRRHHIEKMKFRVTNWPEYEAGLRHRGSLTLWVTPEALSRWQAPRRKTRGGQHRYSDLAIETTLTLGLVFGLRLRQAEGLLESVLQLMGLALAVPDHTTLSRRARTWQSPNKRHDRRVAPEGPVHVLVDSTGLQVYGAGQWLEEKHGARSRRSWRKLHLALDADSGEIIAHTLTDQDTGDVSQVEPLLDQIGGPIGQFTADGAYDGKPTYDAVIDHSAAAAIVIPPRVNAVEPFDDRPAGQRDQHIAAIGRDGRMKWQVSNGYGKRSLVETAIGRYKSTIGRRLRARSLPVQQTEVAIGCAVLNRMLACARPKSARRKAATA; encoded by the coding sequence ATGCCTTTCAAACACAATACCCGCCGCCGCCATCATATTGAGAAGATGAAGTTCAGGGTGACGAACTGGCCAGAATATGAGGCAGGACTTCGTCATCGCGGCAGTTTGACCCTGTGGGTGACACCGGAAGCCCTGTCCAGGTGGCAAGCGCCAAGACGCAAGACACGTGGCGGCCAGCACCGCTATTCTGATCTGGCGATCGAGACCACCTTGACGCTGGGCCTTGTGTTTGGCCTGCGGCTGCGCCAGGCAGAAGGCTTGCTGGAATCGGTGCTGCAACTGATGGGGCTGGCGCTCGCTGTCCCCGATCATACCACCCTGAGCCGTCGGGCGCGGACATGGCAATCGCCCAACAAACGGCATGATCGCCGGGTTGCGCCGGAGGGACCAGTGCATGTTCTTGTCGACAGCACCGGCCTGCAGGTCTACGGCGCGGGTCAGTGGCTGGAGGAGAAGCACGGCGCCAGATCCCGTCGCAGTTGGCGCAAGCTGCATCTGGCACTGGATGCCGACAGCGGCGAGATCATTGCCCATACCCTGACTGATCAGGACACTGGCGATGTGTCTCAAGTTGAGCCACTGCTCGACCAGATTGGCGGTCCGATCGGACAGTTTACTGCTGACGGCGCCTATGACGGAAAACCGACTTACGACGCAGTCATCGATCACAGCGCTGCCGCCGCAATCGTCATTCCGCCTCGCGTCAACGCGGTCGAACCATTCGACGATAGACCTGCCGGCCAAAGGGACCAGCATATCGCCGCAATCGGCAGAGACGGCCGGATGAAATGGCAGGTCTCCAACGGTTATGGCAAACGCTCGCTGGTCGAGACCGCCATAGGGCGATACAAGTCCACCATTGGGCGGCGTTTGCGGGCACGGTCGCTTCCCGTTCAGCAGACCGAAGTCGCCATCGGCTGCGCCGTCCTCAACCGCATGCTTGCCTGCGCACGCCCGAAATCAGCCCGCCGCAAGGCGGCCACGGCATAG
- a CDS encoding transposase, which translates to MTLPPTDSLEGLSLAELRGLVSALIGEVRGLQGRVESLEIENQALRAENQTLKDEIARLKDLPPRPPVKPTKPSGMEKATQPTSGKGKRRRRGAKRDGGRVSREVTVAVSAPAGSRFKGYETILVRDLALSAEVVRYRRERWVTPTGETMVAPLPAGIIGGWGANLRRFILACHIQGQVTTERLTALLTGIGVDISKRQVVRLISEGLEAFAAEDRDVLRAGLATAPWITVDDTSARHAHQDGYTTQIGDRRFTAFRTGRSKSREAFLATLRAGHSDYFINEEALAYMRGRNLAGPVIARLAAAPHKAFADSAAWQAHLAALGLDQLAVEPNPVRIATEGAMWGAIRHHGFLGDTVVVSDDAGQFRIGDHALCWVHAERLVHKLIPVTPDQRQAVDIMRQLIWWFYRDLKSYQRAPCPRHAAALRARFERLFKRRTGYVMLDRLLARLHRRKHELLRVLDRPEIPLHTNGSENDIRTFVTKRKISGGTVSEAGKNARDVLLGLMKTCIKLDVSFFRYLGDRLGIPTQESIPPLPDLVRQAAQA; encoded by the coding sequence GTGACGCTACCACCGACTGATTCGCTTGAAGGCCTGTCGCTCGCGGAACTCCGCGGGCTGGTTTCTGCGCTGATCGGCGAAGTGCGCGGTCTTCAAGGCCGGGTCGAGAGCCTTGAGATCGAGAACCAGGCGCTACGCGCCGAGAACCAGACCCTGAAGGATGAGATCGCCCGGCTGAAGGACCTGCCGCCGCGTCCCCCGGTCAAGCCGACCAAGCCATCGGGCATGGAGAAGGCGACGCAGCCGACATCTGGCAAGGGCAAGCGCCGCCGGCGCGGCGCCAAGCGCGACGGCGGTCGCGTGAGCCGCGAGGTGACGGTTGCGGTGAGCGCTCCTGCGGGCTCTCGCTTCAAGGGGTATGAGACGATCCTGGTGCGCGATCTGGCGTTGTCGGCCGAGGTGGTGCGCTATCGCCGCGAGCGCTGGGTGACACCGACCGGCGAAACGATGGTGGCGCCCTTGCCGGCGGGGATCATCGGCGGCTGGGGCGCGAACCTGCGCCGCTTCATTCTGGCCTGTCACATTCAAGGCCAGGTGACGACGGAGCGGTTGACGGCGTTGTTGACCGGGATCGGGGTCGACATTTCGAAGCGCCAGGTGGTGCGGCTGATTTCGGAGGGCCTGGAGGCCTTCGCGGCGGAGGACCGTGACGTGCTGCGCGCCGGGCTGGCTACGGCGCCCTGGATCACCGTCGATGATACGTCGGCGCGCCACGCCCACCAGGACGGCTACACCACCCAGATCGGCGATCGCCGCTTCACCGCGTTCCGCACCGGGCGATCGAAGTCACGGGAGGCGTTCCTGGCGACGCTGCGTGCCGGGCACAGCGATTACTTCATCAATGAAGAGGCCCTGGCCTATATGCGCGGCCGCAACCTCGCCGGTCCGGTGATCGCGCGGCTGGCGGCTGCGCCGCACAAGGCATTTGCCGACAGCGCCGCATGGCAGGCGCATCTGGCCGCACTCGGCCTCGACCAGCTCGCGGTTGAGCCCAACCCAGTCAGGATCGCCACCGAAGGGGCGATGTGGGGAGCGATCCGCCACCACGGCTTTCTTGGCGATACCGTGGTCGTGTCCGATGATGCCGGCCAGTTCCGCATCGGCGACCATGCTCTGTGCTGGGTCCACGCCGAGCGGCTCGTCCACAAATTGATACCCGTGACCCCGGATCAACGTCAGGCCGTCGACATCATGCGCCAGTTGATCTGGTGGTTCTATCGCGACCTCAAGAGCTACCAGCGTGCTCCTTGTCCGCGCCACGCGGCGGCCCTGCGCGCCCGCTTCGAGCGCCTGTTCAAACGACGAACCGGCTACGTCATGCTCGACCGGCTTCTTGCCAGGCTGCATCGCCGCAAGCATGAACTCCTGCGCGTTCTCGATCGTCCCGAGATCCCGCTCCACACCAATGGTTCGGAAAACGACATCCGCACCTTCGTCACCAAGCGCAAGATCTCCGGCGGAACCGTCAGCGAGGCAGGCAAGAACGCCCGCGACGTCCTGCTCGGCCTGATGAAGACCTGCATCAAGCTCGACGTCTCATTCTTCCGCTATCTCGGCGACCGCCTCGGCATACCAACACAAGAGTCGATTCCGCCGCTCCCGGATCTCGTTAGGCAAGCCGCTCAAGCCTGA
- a CDS encoding IS110 family transposase: MSEVRTIGLDLAKNVFQVHGADETGAVVFRKQLRRGRVLKFFGGLPRCLVAMEACGSSHFWAREIGHLGHEVRMIPPAYVKPFLKRQKNDMADAEAICEAAQRPTMRFVAVKSEERQAAAVVLRTRDLLIRQRTQTINALRGHLAEFGEVVPQGLSFASKLIAMIEDPQTALPETARTALRFLTASLSQLNDQIRVLDAQIVRRAREDETARRLMTVPGIGPLIATALVALAPSPETFKRGRDFAAWLGLVPRQHSTGGKQRLGSTTKMGDRSLRRLLIIGANSELVWRARKGATPGTWLAKMLAHKPPMLVRVALANKMARMIWAIMAKGGIYRAPVAAV, translated from the coding sequence ATGAGCGAAGTTCGTACGATCGGTTTGGATTTAGCCAAGAACGTGTTTCAGGTCCACGGGGCTGACGAAACAGGTGCTGTTGTGTTTCGCAAGCAATTGCGGCGCGGGCGGGTTTTGAAATTCTTTGGTGGCCTGCCACGGTGCCTGGTTGCGATGGAAGCCTGCGGAAGCTCGCATTTCTGGGCGCGTGAGATAGGGCATTTGGGACACGAAGTCCGTATGATCCCACCGGCCTACGTGAAGCCCTTTTTGAAGCGGCAGAAGAACGACATGGCTGATGCTGAGGCGATCTGCGAGGCGGCGCAACGACCAACGATGCGCTTTGTTGCCGTGAAGAGCGAAGAAAGACAAGCCGCAGCAGTGGTGTTGCGCACCCGCGATCTGCTGATCCGGCAGCGCACGCAGACCATCAATGCGCTGCGCGGCCACCTTGCGGAATTTGGTGAAGTCGTGCCGCAGGGTTTAAGCTTCGCTTCGAAACTGATTGCGATGATTGAGGATCCGCAAACGGCTCTTCCAGAAACTGCGCGGACTGCTCTGCGGTTTCTGACAGCAAGCTTGTCCCAACTGAATGATCAGATTCGCGTGCTGGATGCACAGATTGTGCGCCGGGCTCGTGAAGATGAGACCGCACGCCGGTTGATGACAGTTCCCGGAATTGGCCCATTGATTGCCACCGCACTGGTGGCTCTGGCGCCATCGCCTGAAACCTTCAAACGTGGGCGGGACTTCGCCGCATGGCTTGGGCTTGTGCCGCGACAACATTCGACAGGCGGCAAACAGCGTCTCGGCTCCACGACGAAGATGGGGGATCGATCTCTGCGGCGGCTCCTGATCATAGGGGCCAATAGCGAGCTTGTGTGGCGCGCCCGCAAGGGTGCAACACCAGGCACGTGGCTGGCCAAGATGCTGGCGCATAAACCACCGATGCTGGTGAGGGTGGCGCTTGCCAACAAGATGGCGCGAATGATCTGGGCTATCATGGCCAAGGGAGGAATATACAGAGCTCCGGTTGCTGCGGTCTAA
- a CDS encoding EscU/YscU/HrcU family type III secretion system export apparatus switch protein has translation MSGGKTEKPTPKRLRDLRRKGQVARSNEVVSAALTIAFFALFFASLSGMIDRLEAMILLPIPLLEGDLLRVTQKLLQSYIAELQHMLAPFIGIVLVIGAGANVLQNGPMFTPKAAAPALTKLSPSENVKRMVSLGNFIELAKSIGKILVLGSVLLLVLRDGVHALVWTPSCGISCLRVVTGNLLLGIAIYAALSFLTVAIGDFAFQRWQFTKKNMMSKEEVKREYKENNGAPLVFAKRKQLHMELLTKGITNRSRRGPS, from the coding sequence ATGAGCGGCGGGAAGACCGAAAAGCCTACCCCCAAAAGGCTGCGCGACCTGCGCAGGAAGGGACAGGTGGCGCGGAGCAATGAAGTCGTTTCCGCAGCACTGACCATCGCATTCTTCGCTCTGTTCTTCGCCTCCTTGTCCGGCATGATAGACCGCCTTGAGGCAATGATCCTGCTGCCTATACCGCTTCTCGAAGGCGACCTCCTGCGCGTCACTCAAAAGCTCCTACAGTCCTATATTGCCGAACTACAACATATGCTCGCGCCCTTCATCGGCATCGTTCTGGTGATCGGCGCGGGCGCCAACGTCTTACAGAATGGCCCGATGTTCACGCCCAAGGCGGCCGCCCCGGCGCTGACTAAGCTGAGCCCCAGTGAGAACGTCAAAAGGATGGTTTCGTTGGGGAATTTCATTGAATTGGCCAAATCGATCGGAAAGATCTTGGTACTCGGCTCGGTTCTGCTGCTCGTGCTGCGCGACGGTGTGCATGCGCTCGTCTGGACCCCGAGTTGCGGGATATCCTGCTTAAGAGTGGTGACTGGTAACCTGCTGCTCGGTATCGCCATCTATGCGGCATTGAGTTTTCTCACGGTGGCGATTGGGGACTTCGCATTCCAGCGTTGGCAATTCACGAAGAAAAACATGATGTCGAAGGAGGAGGTGAAGCGAGAATACAAGGAGAATAACGGTGCCCCCCTGGTCTTTGCAAAACGCAAACAACTCCACATGGAGTTGCTCACCAAAGGCATAACCAACCGGTCGCGCAGGGGACCGTCTTGA
- the sctD gene encoding type III secretion system inner membrane ring subunit SctD has translation MEEVTLAGDDAKLTLRVLAGPNRGAETPLEEGVWLIGASDTDDLTFADPELAATHLRITVEAGRIHVVALAPGVRVGTKDLPVGDWTVLNALTPVQVGRTIFGIGPAGSSFPQADAMGGLVPGTSAQLSAPPELASASMGRQMHVMVGVIPRQLRLGAVVCTLLIMPFVVFWAAIGRVPPSASEASPANDPLMMVRDIIRDLNIAHNVNITSVDDKLVIEGDLRPGDDAKLRAALSTAGLEAEVLSKRPTTLSDSQIIDLVTTVISSFGIEGSVRVIGPGEITITGYGPSDAKVQAALHRLQQDIPGLSEVENAIVTPDRARVFLETAITDQLRRSIHILTKADGVLVSGTLTPIAFEAWQKVASRFQEKFAPYIPLETQFTPVILPAPRGVYLGRTPFIVVENGTRLKVGDSLESLGQIVDIDRGGIFVRIGADEVHVSYPSKPRWIVEEKG, from the coding sequence ATGGAAGAAGTGACTCTGGCTGGCGATGATGCCAAGCTGACCCTGCGTGTGCTGGCCGGTCCCAACCGGGGTGCAGAGACCCCGCTCGAGGAAGGCGTCTGGCTAATCGGTGCCAGTGACACCGATGACCTCACCTTCGCTGATCCGGAACTGGCTGCCACACATCTCCGCATTACTGTCGAGGCCGGACGCATCCACGTAGTTGCCCTGGCACCGGGTGTGCGCGTCGGGACCAAAGACCTTCCAGTGGGCGACTGGACGGTGCTCAATGCGCTGACACCGGTTCAGGTCGGGCGGACGATTTTTGGGATTGGTCCGGCCGGGAGCAGCTTTCCCCAGGCGGACGCCATGGGAGGCCTGGTGCCGGGCACTTCCGCGCAACTTTCGGCCCCTCCCGAACTGGCGTCGGCCTCGATGGGCCGACAGATGCATGTCATGGTAGGCGTGATACCGCGACAATTACGGCTCGGGGCGGTAGTTTGCACTCTCCTGATTATGCCGTTCGTCGTGTTTTGGGCTGCCATAGGGCGAGTTCCCCCCTCCGCCTCGGAAGCCTCTCCGGCCAATGACCCGCTGATGATGGTGCGAGACATCATTCGCGACTTAAACATCGCTCACAACGTCAACATCACCTCCGTTGATGACAAACTGGTCATTGAAGGAGACCTACGACCTGGAGACGATGCCAAGCTGAGAGCCGCCCTGAGCACGGCCGGCCTTGAGGCGGAAGTGTTATCCAAACGGCCGACCACTCTGTCGGATTCGCAGATCATCGATCTCGTAACGACGGTCATAAGCAGCTTCGGAATCGAGGGCAGCGTGCGGGTGATCGGCCCCGGAGAGATCACGATAACAGGATATGGACCTAGCGATGCGAAGGTCCAAGCGGCACTTCACCGCCTGCAGCAGGATATTCCAGGGCTAAGTGAAGTTGAAAACGCGATCGTGACACCCGACCGAGCTCGCGTTTTTCTAGAGACCGCGATAACGGACCAACTGCGTCGCTCCATTCACATCTTAACCAAGGCAGACGGCGTGCTCGTTTCAGGGACTCTGACTCCGATTGCTTTTGAAGCGTGGCAGAAGGTCGCTTCTCGCTTTCAGGAGAAGTTCGCACCCTACATTCCGCTTGAGACGCAGTTCACGCCGGTCATATTGCCGGCGCCGAGAGGTGTATACCTCGGCCGAACGCCGTTCATCGTTGTTGAGAATGGAACGCGCCTGAAGGTCGGAGACAGTCTCGAGAGCTTGGGCCAGATCGTTGACATAGATCGAGGCGGAATTTTTGTGCGCATCGGCGCCGATGAGGTGCATGTTTCTTACCCGAGCAAGCCGAGATGGATAGTCGAGGAAAAAGGATGA